One Brassica napus cultivar Da-Ae chromosome C4, Da-Ae, whole genome shotgun sequence genomic region harbors:
- the LOC106401188 gene encoding leucine-rich repeat receptor-like serine/threonine/tyrosine-protein kinase SOBIR1, with product MIHMAVPTGYAHLFLRPFILTVPLLFFLPSPFVSSVEIDSSDLKALQVIETELVVNSQRSPSSSSVNPCGLRGVSCERRHSDATGEYVLRVTRLEYRSRYLAGTISPVIGMLSELKELTLSNNKLVGGLLLDVLNCKKLEVLDVRNNRLSGQIPGNFSGLINLRIINLSSNKFSGNLNFLKNLRSLESLSVANNLFSGKIPEPVVSFHNLWFFDFSENRLLEGPVPVMSKIKISPYQTRHILAETPSTNSTKKPNNTTTTKATGSPPKDEKKKKKKKKKKNKRKKVVAWILGFIVVGIGGIISGVIFRLILKARRGPEKPLSPTIFSLLIKRAEDLAFLENEESLASLKLIGKGGCGEVFKAKLPGSNGKIIAVKRVTQPCKSATELIDEESRFLNRYMMQIRSEIITVGHIRHRNLLPLLAHVPRLECHFLVYEYMKNGSLQDILTEVSGGNKELTWPARHKLALGIAAGLEYLHMESKPRIIHRDLKPANVLLDDDMEARITDFGLARAMPDAVTHITTSKLSGTVGYIAPEYHQTLKFTDKCDIYSFGVILGVLVIGKLPSDEFFHRTDGMSLIKWMRKVLTSENPSLAIDPKLMEQGFDEQMLLVLKIACYCTLDDPKQRPNSRDVKTMLSQIKH from the coding sequence ATGATTCACATGGCTGTTCCCACCGGATACGCCCATCTCTTTCTCCGGCCATTCATCCTCACCGTTCCCTTACTTTTTTTTCTCCCCTCTCCTTTCGTCTCCTCCGTTGAGATCGATTCCTCAGATCTCAAAGCTCTTCAAGTCATAGAAACAGAGCTAGTAGTCAACAGTCAACGCTCTCCTTCCTCCAGTAGCGTTAACCCGTGCGGTCTCAGAGGAGTTTCCTGCGAGAGACGCCACTCCGACGCCACGGGAGAATACGTTCTCCGTGTCACGAGGCTCGAATACCGTTCCCGGTACTTGGCGGGAACCATCTCACCGGTTATCGGAATGTTGTCGGAGCTCAAAGAACTCACTTTGTCTAACAACAAGCTGGTCGGTGGTCTTCTACTGGATGTCTTAAACTGCAAGAAACTCGAAGTACTTGATGTCCGAAACAACAGATTGTCCGGTCAGATTCCGGGAAACTTCTCCGGTTTGATCAATCTTAGAATTATAAATCTTTCTTCGAACAAATTCTCTGGGAACTTGAACTTCTTGAAGAATTTACGCAGTCTTGAGAGTCTCTCCGTTGCAAACAATCTCTTCTCAGGCAAGATACCGGAGCCGGTTGTGTCCTTCCATAATCTTTGGTTCTTTGATTTCTCAGAAAACCGGTTATTGGAAGGTCCGGTTCCGGTTATGAGTAAAATCAAGATATCTCCATACCAAACAAGGCACATTCTTGCTGAAACTCCATCTACAAACTCAACGAAGAAACCcaacaacaccaccacaacaaAAGCGACAGGGTCACCTCCAAAAgacgagaaaaagaaaaagaaaaagaaaaagaagaagaacaaaaggaAGAAAGTAGTTGCATGGATCTTAGGGTTCATCGTCGTAGGCATAGGCGGAATCATCTCCGGAGTGATCTTCAGATTGATCCTCAAAGCAAGAAGAGGACCAGAAAAACCATTAAGTCCTACTATATTCAGCCTTTTGATCAAGAGAGCCGAAGACTTAGCTTTCTTGGAGAACGAAGAATCATTAGCCTCTCTTAAGCTCATCGGCAAAGGAGGCTGCGGAGAAGTTTTCAAAGCCAAACTACCAGGAAGCAACGGGAAGATCATAGCCGTCAAGAGAGTGACACAACCCTGTAAAAGCGCAACCGAGCTTATAGACGAAGAGTCCAGGTTTCTGAACAGGTACATGATGCAAATCAGGTCAGAGATCATCACAGTAGGTCATATCCGGCACCGGAATCTTCTCCCGTTGCTAGCACACGTCCCGAGACTCGAGTGTCACTTCCTTGTCTACGAGTACATGAAGAACGGGAGTTTGCAAGATATACTAACCGAGGTTTCAGGTGGAAACAAAGAGCTAACGTGGCCAGCAAGGCACAAGCTTGCTTTAGGTATAGCTGCGGGGCTTGAGTATCTTCACATGGAAAGTAAACCTAGAATCATCCACAGagacttgaagccggctaatgTTCTTCTTGACGACGATATGGAGGCTAGAATCACGGATTTCGGGTTGGCCAGGGCGATGCCTGATGCAGTCACGCACATTACAACCTCTAAGCTTTCAGGTACCGTGGGATACATAGCACCAGAGTATCATCAAACTCTCAAGTTTACGGACAAGTGTGACATCTATAGCTTTGGGGTGATTCTTGGGGTTCTGGTGATTGGGAAGCTTCCTTCCGATGAGTTTTTCCATCGTACCGATGGGATGAGTCTTATAAAGTGGATGAGGAAGGTACTAACATCGGAGAATCCAAGCCTAGCTATTGATCCGAAGCTGATGGAACAAGGGTTCGATGAACAGATGCTTCTTGTTCTGAAGATTGCTTGTTACTGTACTTTGGATGATCCTAAACAGAGACCGAACAGCAGAGATGTCAAGACTATGCTGTCCCAGATCAAGCACTAG
- the LOC106401121 gene encoding leucine-rich repeat receptor-like serine/threonine/tyrosine-protein kinase SOBIR1: MINMAVPTGNANLFLRPLILAILSLLLLASPFVSSVEIDSSDLKALQVIETELGVNGQRSSPSSSDANPCGRGGVSCERRHSDATGGYVLRVTRLVYRSQSLAGTISPVIGMLSELKELTLSNNKLVGGLPLDVLHCKKLEVLDVRNNRLSGQIPANFSRLINLRIINLSSNKFSGNLNFLKNLPNLESLSVANNLFSGKIPEPVVPFQNLRFFDFSENRLLEGPVPVMSKIKISPYQTRHILAETPSTNSTKKPNNTTTTTKATASPPKDKKKKKKKNKKKKVVAWILGFVVGGIGGILSGVVFSVIFRLILKAIRGPEKPSGPSIFSPLIKRAEDLAFLENEESLASLELIGKGGCGEVFKAELPGSNGKIIAVKRVTQPSKDATELVDEESRFLNKYLRQIRSEINTVGQIRHRNLLPLLAHVPRPECHFLVYEYMKNGSLQDILTEVSAGNKELTWPARHKLALGIAAGLEYLHMESNPRIIHRDLKPANVLLDDDMEARIADFGLAKAMPDAVTHITTSKLSGTVGYIAPEYHQTLKFTDKCDIYSFGVILGVLVIGKLPSDEFFQHTDEMSLIKWMRKVLTSENPSLAIDPKLMEQGFDEQMLLVLKIACYCTLDDPKQRPNSRDVKTMLSQIKH, from the coding sequence ATGATTAACATGGCTGTTCCCACCGGAAACGCCAATCTCTTTCTCCGGCCTCTCATCCTCGCCATCCtctcccttcttcttcttgcctcTCCTTTCGTCTCCTCCGTGGAGATCGATTCCTCAGATCTCAAAGCTCTTCAAGTCATAGAAACAGAGCTCGGAGTCAACGGTCAACGCTCTTCTCCCTCTTCCAGTGATGCTAACCCTTGCGGTCGCGGAGGAGTTTCATGCGAGAGACGCCACTCCGACGCCACCGGAGGATACGTTCTCCGCGTCACGAGGCTCGTATACCGATCCCAGAGCTTGGCGGGAACCATTTCACCGGTCATCGGAATGTTGTCGGAGCTCAAAGAACTCACTTTGTCTAACAACAAGCTGGTCGGTGGTCTTCCACTTGATGTCTTACACTGCAAGAAACTCGAAGTACTTGATGTACGAAACAACAGATTGTCCGGTCAGATTCCGGCAAACTTCTCTCGTCTGATCAATCTTCGAATTATAAATCTTTCTTCGAATAAATTCTCTGGGAACTTGAACTTCTTGAAGAATCTACCGAATCTCGAGAGTCTCTCCGTTGCAAACAATCTCTTCTCAGGCAAGATACCGGAGCCAGTTGTGCCCTTCCAAAATCTCCGGTTCTTTGATTTCTCAGAAAACCGGTTATTGGAAGGTCCGGTTCCGGTTATGAGTAAAATCAAGATATCTCCATACCAAACAAGACACATTCTTGCTGAAACTCCATCTACAAACTCAACGAAGAAACCCAACAACACCACCACCACAACAAAAGCGACAGCGTCACCTccaaaagacaagaaaaagaagaagaaaaagaacaaaaagaagaaagtgGTTGCATGGATCTTAGGGTTCGTAGTTGGAGGCATAGGCGGAATCCTCTCCGGAGTAGTCTTCTCGGTGATCTTCAGATTGATTCTCAAAGCAATAAGAGGACCAGAGAAACCCTCAGGTCCTTCTATCTTCAGCCCTTTGATCAAAAGAGCTGAAGACTTAGCTTTCTTGGAGAACGAAGAATCACTAGCCTCTCTTGAGCTCATTGGCAAAGGAGGCTGCGGAGAAGTTTTCAAAGCCGAACTACCCGGAAGCAACGGGAAGATCATAGCCGTCAAGAGAGTGACACAGCCCTCTAAAGACGCCACCGAACTCGTAGACGAAGAGTCCAGGTTTCTGAACAAGTACCTGAGGCAAATCAGGTCAGAGATCAACACGGTGGGTCAAATCCGGCACCGGAATCTTCTCCCGTTGCTAGCACACGTCCCGAGACCCGAGTGTCACTTCCTTGTCTACGAGTACATGAAGAACGGGAGCTTGCAAGATATACTAACCGAGGTTTCAGCTGGAAACAAAGAGCTGACTTGGCCAGCAAGGCACAAGCTTGCTTTAGGTATAGCTGCGGGGCTTGAGTATCTTCACATGGAGAGTAACCCTAGAATCATCCACCGagacttgaagccggctaacgTTCTTCTTGACGACGATATGGAGGCTAGAATCGCGGATTTCGGGTTGGCCAAGGCCATGCCTGATGCAGTCACGCACATTACAACCTCTAAGCTTTCAGGTACCGTGGGATACATAGCACCAGAGTATCATCAAACTCTCAAGTTTACGGACAAGTGTGACATCTATAGCTTTGGGGTGATTCTCGGAGTGCTGGTGATTGGGAAGCTTCCTTCTGATGAGTTTTTCCAGCATACTGATGAGATGAGTCTTATCAAGTGGATGAGGAAGGTACTAACATCGGAGAATCCAAGCCTAGCGATTGATCCGAAGCTGATGGAACAAGGGTTCGATGAACAGATGCTTCTTGTTCTGAAGATTGCTTGTTACTGTACTTTGGATGATCCGAAACAGAGGCCGAACAGCAGAGATGTCAAGACTATGCTGTCCCAGATCAAGCACTAG